ATCTGCTATGGGCATCAGCTGCTGGCGCATGCGCTGGGTGGCGAGGTCGACTACAACCCGGCCGGGCGCGAGTCCGGCACGATCGCGCTGGAACTGCACCCTCCGGCCGGGCAGGACCCCTTGTTCGCCGGGCTGCCGGCGCAGTTCCCGGCCCACGCCACCCATCTGCAGACGGTGGTGCGCGCCCCGGACGGCGCCATCGTGCTGGCCCATTCGCGCCAGGACCGGTGCCACGCCTTTCGCTGGGGCCGGGCCACCTGGGGCGTGCAATTCCACCCGGAGTTCGCGACCCACCACATGCGCGGCTACGTGCAGGCGCGCGCCGAGTGCATCGCCCGCCATGGCTACTGCGCCCGCACCGTCGCCCGCGAGGTCACCGCCGCGCCGGTGGCCCGCAAGCTGCTGCGCCGGTTCGTGCACCATGCGCGCGGCCTGCAAACAGTGAACGCTCGTCCCGCCGCGCACACGTAAAAGCAGCGATAATCGCGTCACGCCGGATGGTCCGGCGCGCGTATCGATCCGGAATGGGAATGAGCGAAATTCGTAAGGTGCCGGCATCTGCCGGCGCGCAGTGGCTGTTGACCGGTTTCTCGCTGTTGAAGCGGGCGCCGCTGGCGCTTGGCTCGCTGGGGGTGATCTGGAGCGTGGCCGCCTCGCTGGTGGTGTCGCTGTCGGTGCTGGTGCCGCTGCTGGGCCCGGCCCTGCAGTTCCTGCTGGTGCTGGCCGGCCCGTTGTTCATGGGCGGGCTGCTGTGGGCGATCCGCGAAGTGGACGAAGGCCGCATCGCCAAACCGTCGCATCTGCTGCACGGCCTGCAGGACGGTCGCGCGCCGCACCTGCTGGTGTCGCTGCTGCCGCAGCTGATCGCCGGCCTGCTGCTGGGCGTGCTGCTGCTGGTGATGATCGGCGCCAGCGGGCTGCAGCAGCTGTCGGAGGTGATGACCAAGATCAACCAGATCAGCCAGTCCGGCGCGCAGCCGGACCCGGTGCAGATCGAGCAGCTTGCCGCCAGCCTGCCGGCCGGGCGCATCCTGCTGTGGCTGCTGCTGACCATCGCCACCTTCGCGGCGATGACGCTGGCGCTGTTCGTGATGCCGCCGCAGGTGATGTTCGACCGCAGCACCGGCGGCCACGCGCTGCGCGAGAGCCTGCGCGCCAGCCTGCACAACCTGCCCGCGATGCTGGTGTTCTTCGTGCTGGCCTTCATCGCCCTCTTCGCGATCTATTTCGCGGTGATGATCGTGGCGCTGATCGTCGGCCTGGTGGCCGGCCAGACCGTGGCGATGTGGCTGGCCCAGCTGCTGCTGATGGCGGTGCTGATGCCGGTGTTCGCCGGGTCGGTCTACGCCGCGTGGAAGCAGATGTTCACCCACGAAGGGGCCGCCGCCCAGCCGATCAAGCCCGCACGGCCGGATGTGTTTGCGGCTTGAATCGCGGCTTGCCGATGCATAGAAAAAAAGCCGCTCTTTCGAGCGGCTTTTTTGTTTCCTTCCCGGTGGCTGGTGGCAACCCATCGGCGCCAGGCTGTCGTGCCTAGAGCATCGGCCCAGGCACCAAGAACGTACTCACATCCCTCAACCAGCCG
The window above is part of the Xanthomonas campestris pv. badrii genome. Proteins encoded here:
- a CDS encoding glutamine amidotransferase, with translation MSVLPFLIIETGQPVPEMKRYGRFPHWIRVAAGLAEHETVAIDVANGDALPDPAAFAGIIVSGSAAFVTDRADWSERSAEWLRTAAHQGMPLLGICYGHQLLAHALGGEVDYNPAGRESGTIALELHPPAGQDPLFAGLPAQFPAHATHLQTVVRAPDGAIVLAHSRQDRCHAFRWGRATWGVQFHPEFATHHMRGYVQARAECIARHGYCARTVAREVTAAPVARKLLRRFVHHARGLQTVNARPAAHT
- a CDS encoding BPSS1780 family membrane protein, with protein sequence MSEIRKVPASAGAQWLLTGFSLLKRAPLALGSLGVIWSVAASLVVSLSVLVPLLGPALQFLLVLAGPLFMGGLLWAIREVDEGRIAKPSHLLHGLQDGRAPHLLVSLLPQLIAGLLLGVLLLVMIGASGLQQLSEVMTKINQISQSGAQPDPVQIEQLAASLPAGRILLWLLLTIATFAAMTLALFVMPPQVMFDRSTGGHALRESLRASLHNLPAMLVFFVLAFIALFAIYFAVMIVALIVGLVAGQTVAMWLAQLLLMAVLMPVFAGSVYAAWKQMFTHEGAAAQPIKPARPDVFAA